The following proteins are encoded in a genomic region of Rhodoferax aquaticus:
- the terL gene encoding phage terminase large subunit, with protein MAKQRQLKDKQFLEELRAFADEQRRLVEAECDGFATDHAARDQRATRAQKDYEFFCKTYFPHYIKGDPSLFHRWFYDNVPGMLDKSVGQLIEVSAPRGEAKSTLGTQLITLWLVVTDRQWFIPIVMDSFDQAATMLEAVKVELESNPRLAMDFPNSCGRGRVWNAGVIVTANGRKVQAFGSGKKMRGLRHGPHRPGFVLLDDIENDENVRSKEQRDKTEAWVKKVVMPLGPPDGSMHILYLNTILHYDSVANRFHRNPLWKRVKFKAIARWPDRMDLWQQWEELFINEGEEVSDAFYAEHRADMDQGAQVSWPTVRPLLRLMKIRASDHHAFDCEYQNDPTNDENGFFQNMQYWVQPCRDWVFYGAHDPSLGKNNKSRDPSACLVGGFDRNSGKLSVVEAYVARTIPDRQISRIIEFQRDYRCLVWGIESVQFQEFFRQELVKQSAKAGVPVPAVPLIPHSDKDLRIESLSPHVNNGLILFNQAHTVLNSQVRHWPEADHDDGPDALHMLWMLALTRAGGIPKIRTGKTR; from the coding sequence ATGGCCAAACAGCGCCAGCTCAAAGACAAACAGTTCCTGGAGGAACTGCGCGCCTTTGCGGACGAACAGCGTCGCCTGGTGGAGGCGGAATGCGATGGCTTTGCCACCGACCATGCTGCCCGCGATCAGCGCGCCACGCGTGCGCAGAAGGACTATGAGTTCTTCTGCAAGACCTACTTCCCGCACTACATCAAGGGCGATCCATCGCTGTTTCACCGTTGGTTTTATGACAACGTTCCAGGCATGCTGGACAAGTCGGTGGGGCAGCTTATTGAGGTCTCCGCGCCCCGTGGTGAAGCCAAGTCCACCTTGGGAACCCAATTGATCACTCTGTGGCTGGTGGTCACCGACCGCCAGTGGTTTATCCCTATCGTGATGGACAGCTTTGACCAGGCGGCGACCATGTTGGAAGCCGTGAAGGTGGAGCTGGAAAGCAATCCACGCCTGGCGATGGACTTCCCCAATTCCTGCGGCCGTGGTCGGGTGTGGAATGCCGGTGTCATCGTTACGGCCAATGGCCGTAAGGTGCAGGCCTTCGGCTCCGGCAAGAAGATGCGCGGCCTGCGCCATGGCCCACACCGTCCCGGCTTCGTGCTGCTGGACGATATTGAGAACGATGAGAACGTGCGCAGCAAAGAGCAGCGCGACAAGACCGAGGCTTGGGTCAAGAAGGTAGTGATGCCACTGGGGCCACCCGATGGGTCGATGCATATCCTGTATCTGAACACCATCCTGCATTACGACTCGGTCGCCAATCGCTTCCACCGTAACCCGCTGTGGAAGCGTGTCAAATTCAAGGCAATCGCTCGCTGGCCGGATCGCATGGACCTCTGGCAGCAGTGGGAAGAGCTGTTCATCAACGAAGGCGAGGAAGTATCCGACGCTTTCTATGCCGAACACCGCGCCGATATGGATCAGGGCGCACAGGTGAGCTGGCCCACCGTGCGTCCACTGCTGCGCCTGATGAAGATTCGTGCCAGTGACCACCACGCCTTTGACTGTGAGTACCAGAACGACCCGACCAACGACGAAAACGGGTTCTTTCAGAACATGCAGTACTGGGTGCAACCGTGCCGCGACTGGGTGTTCTATGGCGCACATGACCCCAGCCTGGGCAAGAACAACAAGAGCCGCGACCCCAGTGCCTGCCTGGTAGGCGGCTTTGACCGCAACAGCGGCAAGCTCAGTGTGGTGGAAGCCTATGTCGCTCGCACGATCCCGGACCGCCAGATCAGCCGGATCATCGAATTCCAGCGCGATTACCGTTGTCTGGTCTGGGGCATTGAGTCTGTGCAGTTTCAGGAGTTCTTTCGCCAGGAGTTGGTCAAGCAATCGGCCAAGGCGGGTGTGCCGGTGCCCGCCGTGCCCCTGATACCGCACAGCGACAAAGACCTGCGCATTGAATCGCTGAGTCCGCATGTCAACAACGGACTGATCCTGTTCAACCAGGCGCACACCGTCCTCAATAGCCAGGTACGGCACTGGCCCGAGGCCGATCACGACGATGGCCCTGATGCCCTTCACATGCTCTGGATGCTTGCGCTCACGCGCGCCGGTGGCATCCCCAAAATCCGAACCGGGAAAACACGATGA
- a CDS encoding DUF1804 family protein: MAYDRSTRNKVRAKYVQGLPLATAAEACKVPYNTARNWKRQDAEEGNDWDIQRNARRMTKSGIEEMANEVLGSLAEQFLATLEEVKKDPKMPAAQRADIMVRLMDGYNKAIGAASRAMPNANRLAVAMDVLKFLSVFIAGRYPKLREQFIEITEAAGDDLVREFGGSGA, from the coding sequence ATGGCCTACGACCGCTCCACCCGCAACAAGGTGCGCGCCAAGTACGTGCAAGGCTTGCCCCTGGCCACGGCGGCTGAGGCGTGCAAGGTGCCGTACAACACCGCCCGCAACTGGAAGCGCCAGGACGCGGAAGAAGGCAACGACTGGGACATTCAGCGCAATGCCCGCCGAATGACCAAAAGCGGTATTGAGGAAATGGCCAACGAAGTGCTGGGCAGCTTGGCTGAGCAGTTTCTGGCCACCCTGGAAGAAGTCAAGAAAGACCCCAAGATGCCAGCCGCCCAGCGGGCAGACATCATGGTCCGCTTGATGGATGGCTACAACAAGGCCATCGGTGCCGCCAGCCGGGCCATGCCCAACGCCAACCGCCTGGCGGTGGCCATGGATGTGCTCAAGTTCCTGTCGGTCTTTATCGCCGGGCGCTACCCCAAGCTGCGCGAGCAGTTCATTGAGATCACGGAAGCGGCTGGCGACGATCTGGTGCGCGAGTTCGGTGGGAGCGGTGCCTGA
- a CDS encoding TraR/DksA C4-type zinc finger protein, with the protein MDEKFHEQASQLELDRRSDALAQVRRTLSAQGQAHCEDCEERIPAKRRKAFPSAIRCIACQQIFERIYKK; encoded by the coding sequence ATGGACGAAAAGTTTCACGAACAAGCCAGCCAGCTCGAACTGGATCGCCGCTCTGATGCCTTGGCGCAAGTGCGCCGAACGTTGAGCGCCCAAGGCCAAGCCCATTGCGAGGACTGCGAAGAGCGTATCCCCGCCAAGCGGCGCAAAGCATTTCCCAGCGCGATCCGCTGCATCGCATGCCAACAGATTTTTGAGAGGATTTATAAAAAATGA
- a CDS encoding lytic transglycosylase domain-containing protein: MRRLAIWLLAFMAMQLIAFMAASFIRVAQAQPIPREAARYQLTLKREAQFAWGLQAPVATFAAQVHQESRWRLDARSPVGAVGLAQFMPSTSNWIGGLYPGLYERAPTNPTWSLRALVTYDKWLADRVQADDECQDMAFALSAYNGGLGWVYKRQKLSQQPGLCLGGTCAINPGITPASQRENQHYPEVILLKYEPLYLTWGNGACQ, translated from the coding sequence ATGCGCCGCCTCGCCATCTGGCTACTGGCATTCATGGCCATGCAGTTGATTGCCTTTATGGCGGCATCGTTCATACGTGTTGCGCAGGCCCAGCCAATACCCCGCGAGGCAGCGCGTTACCAACTCACGCTCAAGCGCGAGGCCCAATTCGCTTGGGGCCTGCAGGCACCCGTAGCCACCTTTGCTGCGCAGGTGCACCAGGAGAGCCGCTGGCGGCTGGATGCCCGCTCGCCGGTGGGAGCGGTAGGCCTGGCGCAGTTCATGCCCTCCACATCCAACTGGATCGGCGGGCTGTACCCTGGCTTGTACGAGCGCGCGCCCACCAATCCCACCTGGTCGCTGCGCGCTCTGGTCACTTACGACAAATGGTTGGCAGATCGCGTCCAGGCAGACGACGAATGCCAGGACATGGCCTTTGCACTGAGCGCCTACAACGGCGGCCTGGGCTGGGTCTACAAACGCCAGAAGCTCAGCCAGCAACCAGGCCTTTGCCTGGGCGGCACTTGCGCAATCAATCCTGGCATCACGCCCGCATCCCAGCGTGAAAACCAGCACTACCCAGAAGTGATCCTGCTTAAGTACGAGCCGCTTTACCTCACCTGGGGAAATGGAGCATGCCAATGA
- a CDS encoding putative holin, translating to MFTLPRMLLCLVLTLALIGLSMLLQAYMPGTLVAVTAYKAHLMSLGGWGGYWLDRALFPYDRPHTYLLEAGTAATCEVEQPELIEGVFVGAGNFGASMMRRAIVVAACLICVGLGA from the coding sequence ATGTTTACTCTTCCCCGTATGTTGTTGTGCCTGGTGCTGACCCTGGCACTCATAGGCCTGTCGATGCTGCTGCAGGCGTACATGCCTGGCACGCTGGTGGCGGTGACTGCCTACAAGGCCCACCTGATGTCCTTGGGAGGTTGGGGTGGCTACTGGCTTGACCGTGCACTGTTTCCATATGACCGGCCACACACCTATCTGCTGGAAGCGGGAACGGCTGCAACTTGCGAGGTAGAACAGCCTGAGTTGATTGAAGGTGTGTTCGTAGGCGCTGGCAATTTCGGGGCTTCCATGATGCGCCGTGCCATCGTTGTAGCGGCCTGCCTGATTTGCGTGGGCCTGGGAGCCTGA
- a CDS encoding helix-turn-helix domain-containing protein — protein sequence MSISFSERLRALRQEKMQSQEGMGALGGVSKRGQQNYEAGERLPDISYLQNLAGNFKQLKSPIDLTYLVTGETSEATELSEDERTLIEAYRKAPKASQEFIRQAVVMAGAAQPPAAAAPDIDLVADYKPNRTKPATKPRAKKG from the coding sequence ATGAGTATTTCTTTTTCAGAGCGACTGCGGGCTCTCCGTCAAGAAAAGATGCAGAGCCAAGAAGGTATGGGCGCGTTGGGGGGGGTTAGCAAACGCGGCCAGCAAAACTACGAGGCCGGGGAGCGACTCCCGGATATTTCGTATTTGCAAAATTTGGCGGGTAACTTCAAACAACTCAAATCGCCCATTGACCTGACATACTTGGTCACAGGCGAGACTTCCGAAGCCACCGAACTTTCAGAGGATGAGCGGACTCTGATTGAGGCCTACCGCAAAGCCCCCAAAGCGAGCCAAGAGTTCATCCGTCAAGCTGTCGTCATGGCAGGCGCTGCACAACCACCCGCAGCCGCAGCGCCGGACATAGATTTAGTGGCGGACTACAAACCGAATAGAACCAAGCCCGCAACGAAGCCTCGCGCCAAGAAGGGCTGA
- a CDS encoding helix-turn-helix domain-containing protein: MRYSFTHVQNLIGKGKNMEPADIKAAIEKAGTNQAAIARYLGMTTGHIAQVVNKKVRSARVEAELQKITGRPVYDAPANKRGRTMGVWDGRIAA, from the coding sequence GTGCGTTATAGTTTTACCCATGTTCAAAACTTAATAGGAAAGGGCAAGAACATGGAGCCAGCAGATATTAAAGCAGCGATAGAGAAAGCGGGAACAAATCAAGCCGCGATTGCCCGCTATCTCGGTATGACCACGGGCCACATCGCTCAAGTGGTGAATAAAAAGGTACGCAGCGCCCGCGTGGAAGCTGAGCTTCAAAAGATCACCGGTCGGCCCGTTTACGACGCCCCCGCCAATAAACGTGGCCGGACGATGGGTGTGTGGGACGGACGGATTGCAGCGTGA
- a CDS encoding Mu transposase C-terminal domain-containing protein, with protein MSDLPAALNPDPWECASDEARRVAGLRESLIGPLVDLINGGASINHAAALLKSQLDAGTADLRTKHLVSMLAGDAVVDVMSVPTIKRWLSGFMRDGKNALLPKHTGRVRQAYGWEERAVTLYNLPGKPGFADVTSRLIQEGFEDVSESRVKRYLKALPATLGKFSPARIGKHLHQLTRQKFQRRSLDEVLVGEIYAGDGHTADCYVAHPNTGKPYRPELTVFIDIKSSYITGWWLSESESTVSTMFALSHAMRMFNHVPAWVYVDRGPGYRARLLSDESTGFYARFDIGVIGALPGNPHGKGWIERFFRTVRDKHDKFYAGGNVYCGDDMAPEVNRRLSADLAMGRRELPSLKSYVDSFTQWLEHYHNQPQDKLDGRTPNQVWNELRPVPVELSMDAIARPREECTVSRQTVRLHNRFYYAEALALFDAQKLDVEYDLHHDNRVWCFDKKGRFIVEAKLVNKIGVLPTSRLEEGRDRRLQGQLKRLQRKVDEATRRRDDPVEATDQFAAIEALHPTPALPTPKGNDVIDIDLLTWRNDK; from the coding sequence ATGAGTGATCTTCCTGCGGCGCTGAACCCGGACCCTTGGGAATGCGCAAGTGACGAAGCGCGACGGGTGGCGGGCCTGCGCGAGTCGTTGATTGGGCCGCTGGTTGACCTGATCAATGGCGGTGCCAGCATCAACCATGCAGCGGCGCTGCTCAAGTCCCAACTGGATGCAGGCACAGCCGATCTGCGGACCAAGCACCTGGTCAGCATGCTGGCCGGTGATGCTGTCGTGGACGTGATGAGCGTGCCCACCATCAAACGCTGGCTGAGCGGCTTCATGAGGGACGGCAAGAACGCCTTGCTGCCCAAGCACACCGGCCGCGTGCGTCAAGCCTACGGGTGGGAAGAGCGCGCCGTAACCCTGTACAACCTGCCAGGCAAGCCCGGCTTTGCTGACGTGACTTCACGCCTGATTCAAGAGGGCTTTGAAGACGTTTCAGAAAGCCGGGTGAAACGCTACCTGAAGGCGCTGCCCGCCACCCTGGGCAAGTTCAGCCCCGCACGCATTGGCAAGCACCTGCACCAGTTGACCCGGCAGAAGTTCCAGCGCCGCAGCCTGGACGAAGTGCTGGTGGGCGAAATCTACGCAGGCGACGGTCACACGGCTGACTGCTATGTGGCGCACCCCAACACCGGCAAACCCTACCGGCCCGAACTGACGGTGTTTATCGACATCAAGAGCAGCTACATCACAGGCTGGTGGCTGTCCGAGTCGGAAAGCACGGTCTCCACCATGTTCGCGCTGAGCCACGCCATGCGCATGTTTAACCATGTGCCAGCCTGGGTGTACGTTGACCGAGGCCCCGGCTACCGCGCTCGCCTGCTGTCCGATGAGAGCACCGGCTTCTATGCCCGCTTTGACATCGGCGTGATCGGCGCGCTGCCTGGCAACCCGCATGGCAAGGGCTGGATTGAGCGCTTCTTCCGCACAGTGCGTGACAAGCACGATAAGTTCTATGCGGGCGGCAATGTGTACTGCGGCGATGACATGGCCCCCGAGGTGAACCGCCGCCTGAGCGCCGATCTGGCCATGGGTCGCCGTGAGTTGCCCAGCCTCAAGTCCTATGTGGACAGCTTCACTCAATGGCTGGAGCACTACCACAACCAGCCGCAGGACAAGCTGGACGGACGCACACCCAACCAGGTATGGAACGAGCTGCGCCCGGTGCCGGTGGAGCTGAGCATGGATGCCATTGCCCGCCCCCGCGAAGAGTGCACGGTCAGCCGCCAGACGGTGCGCCTGCACAACCGCTTCTATTACGCCGAGGCCTTGGCCTTGTTCGATGCGCAGAAGCTGGACGTGGAGTACGACCTGCACCACGACAACCGCGTGTGGTGCTTCGACAAGAAGGGCCGCTTCATCGTGGAAGCCAAGCTGGTCAACAAGATCGGCGTGCTGCCCACCAGCCGCCTGGAGGAAGGCCGCGACCGCCGCCTGCAGGGCCAGCTCAAGCGACTGCAGCGCAAGGTGGACGAAGCCACCCGCCGCCGCGACGACCCGGTGGAAGCCACCGACCAATTTGCCGCCATCGAAGCGCTGCACCCCACCCCGGCCTTGCCCACGCCCAAGGGCAATGACGTGATTGACATCGACCTTTTGACTTGGAGGAATGACAAATGA
- a CDS encoding AAA family ATPase, with protein MSTPAHRTQNALPGMPAAASIYTDQDRSKVEAVLKWLEENKKSRAWLSKKASIPSGTLSQILSGKYVSSPTRQLNQMLSVLEVEGERLKDGTPGYVRGSVHKLMGVVLDRTRKHQNFGVITGYVGVGKSRCCREYCETHPMTLLVEVSPNMTPGVLMTELLEQLNNAVPAGLDRKFRELVRVLKGTNYVVIADEAEKMSSSALEHLRRLRDMAQVGVVLVGTEKLTNLIKPQHGQFDQIRSRVGMWPETIQRISRDDADDMARTALADAGELSDEVLDTLWAYCDGSARVLNENLIPAVKDYGMGSLPLSSPLIEKIAAKVLFMAKPRAEQGGK; from the coding sequence ATGAGCACCCCCGCCCATAGAACCCAAAACGCACTGCCTGGCATGCCCGCAGCGGCCAGCATCTACACGGACCAGGACCGGTCCAAGGTAGAGGCTGTCCTGAAGTGGCTGGAAGAAAACAAGAAAAGCCGCGCCTGGCTGAGCAAGAAGGCCAGCATCCCCTCAGGCACGCTGAGCCAGATTCTGAGTGGCAAATACGTCAGCAGTCCCACCCGCCAGCTCAACCAGATGCTGTCGGTGCTGGAAGTGGAAGGCGAGCGCCTGAAGGACGGCACGCCGGGCTATGTGCGTGGCAGTGTGCACAAGCTGATGGGCGTGGTGCTGGACCGCACCCGCAAGCACCAGAACTTTGGCGTGATCACCGGCTACGTGGGTGTGGGCAAAAGCCGCTGCTGCCGTGAGTACTGCGAGACCCACCCCATGACGCTCCTGGTGGAGGTCAGCCCCAACATGACACCCGGCGTGCTTATGACGGAGTTGCTGGAGCAACTGAACAACGCGGTGCCTGCAGGCCTGGACCGCAAGTTCCGCGAGCTGGTGCGTGTGCTCAAGGGCACCAACTATGTGGTGATTGCCGATGAGGCCGAGAAGATGAGCAGCAGCGCCCTGGAGCACCTGCGCCGCCTGCGTGACATGGCCCAGGTGGGCGTGGTGCTGGTGGGCACCGAGAAGCTGACCAACCTGATCAAGCCGCAGCACGGTCAGTTTGACCAGATTCGCAGCCGCGTTGGCATGTGGCCAGAGACTATTCAGCGCATCAGCCGCGACGATGCCGATGACATGGCGCGCACGGCCCTTGCAGATGCCGGTGAGTTGAGCGATGAGGTGCTGGACACGCTCTGGGCCTATTGCGATGGCAGCGCCCGTGTGCTGAATGAAAACCTGATACCGGCCGTCAAGGACTACGGCATGGGTAGCCTGCCGTTGAGCAGCCCGCTGATTGAGAAGATCGCGGCCAAGGTGCTGTTCATGGCCAAGCCCCGCGCTGAGCAGGGAGGCAAGTAA
- a CDS encoding host-nuclease inhibitor Gam family protein, producing the protein MATRIKTKAADAPQTMAQVQSDIRKIGDLQREHGRVSADLNDQVAKLTDAAAPMLKDLQEQVASLQKGVQIYCEANREELCGKGKTANLVTGEVQWRQRPPSVKVTGVDAVIAWLKNMGMNAFIRSKEEINKEAMLNEPEKAKGVPGVSIVTGVEDFVIVPFEVDTEVAA; encoded by the coding sequence ATGGCAACCCGTATCAAAACCAAAGCCGCAGACGCACCCCAAACCATGGCGCAGGTGCAAAGCGACATCCGCAAGATCGGCGATCTGCAGCGCGAGCATGGTCGTGTGAGTGCTGACCTCAATGACCAGGTAGCCAAGCTCACAGACGCTGCTGCACCCATGCTGAAAGACCTGCAAGAGCAGGTTGCTAGCCTGCAAAAGGGCGTGCAAATCTATTGCGAAGCCAACCGCGAAGAACTGTGCGGCAAAGGCAAGACGGCCAACCTGGTAACCGGTGAAGTGCAGTGGCGTCAGCGCCCGCCCAGCGTGAAGGTCACCGGTGTGGATGCCGTTATCGCGTGGCTCAAAAACATGGGCATGAATGCCTTCATTCGCTCCAAGGAAGAAATCAACAAGGAAGCCATGCTCAATGAGCCGGAAAAGGCCAAGGGCGTGCCTGGTGTGTCCATCGTCACTGGCGTGGAGGACTTTGTGATTGTGCCGTTTGAGGTGGATACCGAGGTGGCGGCGTGA
- a CDS encoding DUF2786 domain-containing protein: MNREQALSKIKKCLALAKSSNPHEAAAAMRQAQKLMAEHNLTETDVSLADVMEASAPARLNSITPWETTLAYMIAEAFGCDHLSKSSRHLTRSRDLIRKRDYVFVGIGAAPQVAGYAYDVLSRQCARDRLTHIRKQPKNCKPITKTARGDEFALGWVYGVRSLVEGFAGTERNQHLIEQYMAEHYPDLASAKVKDRAKGRNVSHNDSWEGRQAGKRAQLNRAVGGLDQRGLLA, encoded by the coding sequence ATGAATCGAGAACAAGCCCTATCGAAGATCAAGAAGTGCCTCGCGCTGGCCAAGTCCAGCAACCCGCATGAGGCTGCCGCAGCGATGCGTCAGGCCCAAAAGTTGATGGCCGAACACAACCTGACGGAAACCGATGTCAGCCTGGCCGATGTTATGGAGGCATCTGCCCCGGCCCGGCTCAATTCCATCACGCCGTGGGAGACAACCCTGGCCTACATGATTGCAGAGGCGTTTGGCTGCGATCACCTGTCGAAGTCCAGTCGTCACCTGACTCGTTCGCGTGACCTGATCAGAAAGCGCGACTACGTCTTTGTAGGCATCGGAGCGGCACCGCAGGTTGCTGGCTATGCATACGATGTGTTATCGCGTCAATGTGCGCGTGACCGACTGACCCACATCCGCAAGCAGCCGAAGAACTGCAAGCCCATCACCAAGACCGCACGTGGTGATGAGTTTGCGCTTGGCTGGGTCTATGGCGTGCGCAGCCTGGTGGAAGGATTCGCAGGCACCGAGCGCAATCAGCACCTAATTGAGCAGTACATGGCAGAGCACTACCCAGATCTGGCAAGCGCTAAGGTCAAGGACCGGGCCAAGGGACGCAACGTAAGTCATAACGATTCTTGGGAGGGACGACAAGCGGGGAAGCGCGCTCAACTAAATCGTGCGGTCGGCGGGCTAGATCAAAGGGGGCTGCTCGCATGA
- a CDS encoding regulatory protein GemA, translated as MSAGKPMNHTAAIHVLKGLFKLQEDDYRALLVNLVGKSSCKDMTTAEQVVVRTHMDKLAQRMGVQKPGRAAKPKSAGALREERPQVRKLKAMWWALAEVGAVDRPESPAACLQAVEAWCKRQASHGKIGPFDALRFADTMQLNKLIEEMKAWGERVEANTL; from the coding sequence ATGAGTGCAGGCAAGCCGATGAACCACACCGCCGCCATCCACGTCCTCAAGGGCCTGTTCAAGCTGCAGGAAGACGACTACCGCGCGCTCCTGGTCAACCTGGTTGGCAAGTCGAGCTGCAAGGATATGACCACGGCCGAGCAGGTGGTGGTGCGCACGCACATGGACAAGCTGGCCCAGCGCATGGGCGTACAGAAGCCAGGCCGTGCGGCCAAGCCCAAGAGCGCGGGTGCACTGCGTGAAGAGCGGCCCCAGGTGCGCAAGCTCAAGGCCATGTGGTGGGCCTTGGCCGAGGTGGGTGCTGTAGATCGCCCTGAGAGTCCGGCCGCATGCCTGCAGGCCGTGGAGGCATGGTGCAAGCGCCAAGCGTCCCACGGCAAGATCGGTCCGTTTGACGCACTGCGGTTTGCAGACACCATGCAATTGAACAAGCTGATCGAAGAGATGAAGGCATGGGGTGAACGGGTGGAGGCAAATACGCTGTGA
- a CDS encoding capsid cement protein: MANPLLAVNFIADAAISNNRLVKFGTGDRNVAVATAATDSIIGVVNEMPAGIATGERVDVVRVGIAWVEAGAAITRGSLITSDAVGRAVTAAPAAGVNNRIIGVADESATAAGDVIRFVIEPGSVQG; encoded by the coding sequence ATGGCTAATCCCTTGCTGGCAGTGAACTTCATCGCTGACGCTGCCATTTCCAATAACCGCCTGGTCAAGTTCGGCACAGGTGACCGTAACGTTGCCGTGGCTACTGCCGCCACCGATTCCATCATCGGTGTGGTCAACGAAATGCCCGCAGGCATTGCAACCGGTGAGCGCGTTGACGTGGTTCGCGTGGGTATTGCCTGGGTGGAGGCTGGTGCCGCCATCACGCGCGGTTCCCTGATTACCTCTGACGCTGTCGGCCGCGCGGTGACCGCTGCGCCTGCTGCAGGTGTGAACAACCGAATCATCGGGGTCGCTGATGAGTCCGCCACTGCTGCTGGTGACGTGATCCGCTTCGTCATTGAGCCTGGATCGGTCCAGGGCTAA
- a CDS encoding capsid protein gives MATTAFPINPTLTAIAMVYSNPATALIADDVMPRIPTAKKFAWSNYDVAQGFTVPQTLVGRKSVPTEVDFTGTLVNDEVLDYGLDDVVPNDEIEAFNSMVKPQRGGPLNPLDVSTMLTTKLIQLDREVRVAAKVFNTANYAAGNQATLSGTSQWSDFANSNPLDAILAALDIPIYRPNVAVFGQATFTKLRQHPKIVQAVFGTAQTGGVVTRDQLAQVLEIQKVVVGAGFVNTAKKGQAVNNQRVWGKHASFLYVDKEAAMAQQPCWGFTAQWGDKVAGDIPEPKMGIRGSQRVRVAESVKEVVSASALGYIFQNAVA, from the coding sequence ATGGCAACTACCGCCTTCCCCATCAATCCGACGTTGACCGCCATTGCGATGGTGTATTCCAACCCGGCCACGGCGCTGATCGCTGATGACGTGATGCCCCGTATTCCCACGGCCAAGAAGTTCGCCTGGTCGAACTACGACGTGGCACAGGGCTTCACCGTTCCGCAAACACTGGTGGGCCGCAAGAGCGTTCCGACCGAGGTGGACTTCACCGGTACGCTGGTTAATGACGAAGTGCTGGACTACGGCCTGGATGATGTGGTGCCCAACGATGAGATCGAGGCGTTCAACTCCATGGTCAAGCCACAGCGCGGTGGCCCGCTGAATCCCCTGGATGTGAGCACCATGCTGACTACCAAGCTGATCCAGTTGGACCGCGAGGTGCGTGTGGCAGCCAAGGTTTTCAACACTGCGAACTATGCCGCTGGCAACCAGGCAACGCTGTCCGGCACTAGCCAGTGGTCTGACTTCGCCAACAGCAACCCGCTGGATGCCATCTTGGCTGCGCTGGACATTCCGATCTACCGCCCCAACGTGGCTGTGTTCGGTCAGGCAACCTTCACCAAGCTGCGTCAGCACCCGAAGATCGTGCAAGCCGTGTTTGGCACTGCGCAGACTGGCGGCGTGGTTACCCGCGATCAACTCGCCCAGGTGCTGGAAATCCAAAAGGTGGTGGTGGGCGCAGGTTTCGTGAACACCGCGAAAAAGGGCCAGGCTGTTAACAACCAGCGCGTCTGGGGCAAGCATGCCTCCTTCCTCTACGTGGACAAGGAAGCGGCCATGGCTCAGCAGCCTTGCTGGGGCTTCACCGCCCAGTGGGGTGACAAGGTGGCTGGCGACATCCCCGAGCCCAAGATGGGCATCCGTGGCTCGCAGCGTGTGCGCGTGGCCGAGTCCGTCAAAGAAGTGGTCAGTGCCTCGGCGCTGGGCTACATCTTCCAAAACGCGGTGGCGTAA